A window from Halomicrobium urmianum encodes these proteins:
- the pstA gene encoding phosphate ABC transporter permease PstA: MSTDDAAQTPEFVTHRTAASERVAAGLVGLAVLTAVAGLLSLFTVLPVTATAGGVTVATLFGLSLLVLGVGILGFGAASATGAVATDPDHTGGLLAAVLYGLVWLVTGGLVAAQGLGLSTLWPVVALIFGAGAGALALLVREDVGTTVPAGAFLLLGGLVVSGLVGPGWEWSPEAFSVTLTPAVAVPALTIVGGVLGGWTAARAYAGFGANGRQKGAYALVGANAVGMLLLPGAIVALIVAKGAARLFQGLEIGLFWGNWTWFYVPGLEEYVIFEGPILWFYWPFVMEGASLGPTANGVLPAILGTVWVVAGAIIFAVPLGVGAAVFLTEYAEQGRFTGLVEVSTNGLWSTPSIVYGLFGLAFLVPRIGNQSTLITGQLVLGFMLLPLVIITSRESLKSVPDEYRDASAALGVSKWQTIRSVVLPAAIPGVITGIILGVGRIAGETAPILLVMVSNPFPQRAVGVVQGGFSFTGQFPFVSLPAIDLVQSSTALPYQLFAIITAGVGETQAFGWATALVLLLVVMGFYAVGVGSRIYFRRKLNQ, encoded by the coding sequence ATGAGCACCGACGACGCCGCGCAGACGCCCGAGTTCGTCACCCACAGGACGGCGGCCTCCGAACGCGTCGCGGCGGGACTCGTCGGCCTGGCGGTGCTGACCGCGGTCGCCGGCCTGCTCTCGCTGTTCACGGTGCTCCCCGTCACGGCGACCGCCGGCGGCGTCACGGTCGCGACGCTGTTCGGCCTCTCGCTGCTCGTCCTCGGCGTCGGGATCCTCGGGTTCGGCGCCGCCTCGGCGACCGGCGCCGTCGCGACGGACCCCGACCACACGGGCGGACTCCTCGCGGCAGTGCTCTACGGACTCGTCTGGCTCGTCACCGGCGGTCTCGTCGCCGCTCAGGGGCTCGGGCTCTCGACGCTGTGGCCGGTCGTCGCGCTGATCTTCGGCGCGGGCGCGGGCGCGCTGGCGCTGCTCGTCCGCGAGGACGTCGGCACCACCGTCCCCGCGGGCGCCTTCCTGCTGCTCGGCGGTCTGGTCGTCTCCGGCCTCGTCGGTCCGGGGTGGGAGTGGTCGCCCGAGGCCTTCTCGGTCACGCTGACGCCCGCCGTCGCCGTTCCGGCGCTGACCATCGTCGGCGGCGTCCTCGGTGGCTGGACGGCCGCACGCGCCTACGCCGGGTTCGGCGCCAACGGCCGTCAGAAGGGCGCGTACGCGCTGGTCGGCGCAAACGCCGTGGGCATGCTCCTGCTCCCCGGTGCCATCGTCGCGCTCATCGTGGCGAAGGGTGCGGCGCGCCTGTTCCAGGGACTCGAGATCGGCCTGTTCTGGGGGAACTGGACGTGGTTCTACGTCCCCGGCCTCGAGGAGTACGTCATCTTCGAGGGGCCGATCCTCTGGTTCTACTGGCCGTTCGTCATGGAGGGCGCGTCGCTCGGACCGACGGCCAACGGCGTCCTGCCGGCGATCCTCGGGACGGTGTGGGTCGTGGCCGGCGCGATCATCTTCGCCGTCCCGCTGGGCGTCGGCGCTGCCGTCTTCCTCACGGAGTACGCCGAACAGGGCCGGTTCACCGGGCTGGTCGAGGTGTCGACGAACGGCCTCTGGAGCACCCCGAGCATCGTGTACGGTCTGTTCGGACTGGCCTTCCTCGTGCCGCGGATCGGGAACCAGAGCACCCTCATCACCGGCCAGCTCGTGCTCGGGTTCATGCTGCTGCCGCTGGTCATCATCACGAGCCGGGAGTCGCTCAAGTCGGTCCCCGACGAGTACCGGGACGCGAGCGCGGCCCTCGGCGTGAGCAAGTGGCAGACGATCCGGAGCGTCGTCCTGCCGGCGGCCATCCCCGGCGTCATCACGGGGATCATCCTCGGCGTCGGCCGGATCGCGGGCGAGACGGCGCCCATCCTGCTGGTGATGGTCTCCAACCCGTTCCCCCAGCGGGCGGTCGGCGTCGTCCAGGGCGGGTTCTCGTTCACCGGTCAGTTCCCGTTCGTGTCCCTCCCGGCGATCGATCTGGTGCAGTCGAGCACCGCCCTGCCCTACCAGCTGTTCGCCATCATCACGGCCGGCGTCGGCGAGACGCAGGCGTTCGGCTGGGCGACGGCACTGGTCCTGTTGCTCGTCGTGATGGGCTTCTACGCCGTCGGCGTCGGATCGCGGATCTACTTCAGGAGGAAACTCAACCAATGA
- a CDS encoding PstS family phosphate ABC transporter substrate-binding protein: MRERTVDRRTVLAGMGTAMTSLGGCISTSPTPPGQSNAGQGGDGSGDGSDTDILRAGGSSTVYPVVNKAASYWTSNYPTSDEEYWGPEQYDISTDMRLADYWASLYGFETDGNATPPFRVNVGLSHSGTGLEKIQNDQVDIANSSAPVSAEFPNKSEEELSKFTDHVVAVDAQPLVVSKPVYDAGVTELTAEQVQAIYRGEVTDWTEIDAYDGPEREIQTVGRSEGSGTDTAFRTNMLGGPNAAMDGVDVRKGQNQQVKSLVSRSNNAIAYMALAFVDDSVPAISLTFEGTTYTPGENLSDPDYPLSRDLHCYTWDGTSKMEAAFLRMVISDFGQENFAKPAGYSALTDERQEAQLSKLPEPEQ; encoded by the coding sequence ATGCGGGAGAGAACAGTCGATCGGCGGACGGTGCTAGCCGGTATGGGTACCGCGATGACGTCGCTCGGGGGTTGTATCAGCACCAGTCCGACTCCGCCAGGGCAGTCCAACGCGGGTCAGGGCGGCGACGGATCCGGCGACGGATCGGACACAGACATACTCCGCGCCGGTGGCTCGTCGACGGTGTATCCGGTCGTCAACAAGGCAGCCTCGTACTGGACGTCCAACTACCCGACGTCGGACGAGGAGTACTGGGGTCCCGAGCAGTACGACATCTCGACGGACATGCGACTGGCCGACTACTGGGCCAGCCTGTACGGCTTCGAGACGGACGGGAACGCGACGCCGCCGTTCCGCGTCAACGTCGGTCTGAGCCACTCGGGGACCGGCCTCGAGAAGATCCAGAACGACCAGGTCGACATCGCCAACTCGAGCGCGCCGGTCAGCGCGGAGTTCCCGAACAAGAGCGAGGAGGAGCTCTCGAAGTTCACCGACCACGTCGTCGCCGTCGACGCGCAGCCGCTGGTCGTCAGCAAGCCGGTGTACGACGCCGGCGTCACGGAGCTGACGGCCGAGCAGGTCCAGGCGATCTACCGCGGCGAGGTGACGGACTGGACCGAGATCGACGCCTACGACGGACCCGAGCGGGAGATCCAGACCGTCGGCCGGTCTGAGGGGTCGGGGACGGACACCGCGTTCCGGACCAACATGCTCGGCGGCCCGAACGCCGCGATGGACGGCGTCGACGTCCGGAAGGGACAGAACCAGCAGGTCAAGAGCCTCGTCTCCCGGTCGAACAACGCCATCGCGTACATGGCGCTGGCGTTCGTCGACGACTCCGTGCCCGCCATCTCGCTCACCTTCGAGGGCACGACGTACACTCCCGGGGAGAACCTCTCCGATCCCGACTACCCGCTCTCGCGCGACCTGCACTGTTACACGTGGGACGGAACCTCGAAGATGGAGGCCGCGTTCCTCCGCATGGTCATAAGCGACTTCGGTCAGGAGAACTTCGCTAAACCTGCGGGCTACTCGGCGCTCACCGACGAGCGCCAGGAAGCACAGCTCTCGAAGCTCCCCGAACCAGAGCAATGA
- the pstC gene encoding phosphate ABC transporter permease subunit PstC: MTTTASIEEIDPEELAVGAIGTILLVAAFGAFLTVPSMTKWFLLAFAVASLVGLYARQATTVKFLMLVATVSTVVILGLITVYLVWTAIPVVVHMGPDIFLQWSEPFWDTGAGYYSLFPMMWGTFVTTIIATLIAAPLGVAGAVFISELAPGSVREVVKPGVEMLAGIPSIVYGYIGYTVLNPYMINELNVPKFGSLFITGLVIGIMALPTVVSVAEDAIASVPSPMKDGALALGATDWQTTTSVTLPAAFSGISAAVLLGIGRAVGETMAATVILGNVVQLPQPLIDVFGNTITLTSLIASQYGPATGDEYHMSALFAAGVVLFVTVMAMSLTSQYIERRMRQRLGGAT; encoded by the coding sequence ATGACGACGACCGCCTCCATCGAGGAGATCGATCCGGAGGAACTCGCCGTCGGCGCCATCGGGACGATCCTCCTGGTGGCCGCCTTCGGCGCGTTCCTGACCGTCCCCTCGATGACGAAGTGGTTCCTCCTCGCGTTCGCAGTGGCGTCGCTGGTCGGGCTCTACGCACGACAGGCGACGACCGTGAAGTTCCTCATGCTCGTGGCCACCGTCTCGACGGTGGTCATACTGGGTCTCATCACCGTCTATCTCGTCTGGACGGCAATCCCCGTCGTCGTCCACATGGGCCCCGATATCTTCCTGCAGTGGAGCGAACCCTTCTGGGACACGGGCGCCGGCTACTACTCGCTGTTCCCCATGATGTGGGGGACGTTCGTGACGACGATCATCGCGACGCTCATCGCGGCGCCGCTGGGCGTCGCCGGCGCGGTCTTCATCAGCGAACTCGCGCCCGGCAGCGTCCGCGAGGTCGTGAAACCCGGCGTCGAGATGCTCGCCGGTATCCCGTCGATCGTCTACGGGTACATCGGCTACACCGTTCTCAACCCCTACATGATTAACGAGCTCAACGTGCCGAAGTTCGGGTCGCTGTTCATCACCGGTCTGGTCATCGGCATCATGGCGCTGCCGACCGTTGTCTCGGTGGCGGAGGACGCCATCGCGAGCGTCCCGTCACCGATGAAAGACGGCGCGCTCGCGCTGGGCGCCACGGACTGGCAGACGACGACCAGCGTGACGCTCCCGGCGGCGTTCTCGGGGATCTCGGCGGCCGTGCTGCTGGGGATCGGCCGCGCGGTCGGTGAGACCATGGCCGCGACCGTCATCCTGGGTAACGTGGTTCAACTCCCGCAACCGCTGATCGACGTGTTCGGCAACACCATCACGCTGACGAGCCTGATCGCGAGCCAGTACGGTCCCGCGACGGGCGACGAGTACCACATGTCGGCGCTGTTCGCGGCCGGCGTCGTCCTGTTCGTCACCGTGATGGCGATGTCGCTCACGTCGCAGTACATCGAACGGCGGATGCGCCAGCGCCTAGGTGGTGCGACATGA